In Heteronotia binoei isolate CCM8104 ecotype False Entrance Well chromosome 1, APGP_CSIRO_Hbin_v1, whole genome shotgun sequence, the genomic window GTTACAAATTCATAGCCCTTATTTGGGTtgaaaggcagcacagaaatgttttaaataattttaaaaattaatattcaaACATGCTGGTAATTTCAGTTCAAATAATATAATGTATTTTACTTTGCAGATAGCAAAAAAGATGCTTATGTATGGCAGAATGCCTGTAACCCTTTCAAGTAAGACTTGTAATTTTTCCTATAGAAATTGAAAATATTTATACTTTTAATTCAATAAACATGCCAAACAGTACAGTTTTATATTCTGTGCTGCCAAGGGGGAATGGTTCTTGTTCACTAAGGGGTATGGAGGCAATAAACAGACAAGCAGTAAAGGAAAATAGACAGATTTAATTAAAATCTCCTATGATTCTCaagaaagaaaatcagaagagtATTGATAAATAATGCATGTTATGCTGCTTAGAAGAGATGTTAATTAAATCTATTTACCTTCAGTGTTTGTGAGTTTATTGCCTCCATACCCCTTAATAGACAAGAATCACTGCCTCTTGGCAATACATAAGCCAAGTTGTAAGTGGTGCCTTTTATGTTGCTCAATCAGTAAGAGTTTTAAATTTGATTGGAAAATAAGTATtacatatatttcaattttccccatattaattttttttacacaCACTAGGGGGGTGGAATCCCCATGTGGCTTCAAAATTACCAGAAATTTTACATGTCTAGGTGGGTCTTGAATGTTTTCACAAGAATAGTGGAAAGGAAAAAAATCTAGAATTCTCCCAGTAAGCCACAAATAGAAAGTGCTCATGAGCTTCATGTTACACAATTTGGCCTGCGACAATAGTGTTAATAATGCATGAAGCACAAAAGTAACATTTACAACACTGGCATAATTCCATTAAAAGTTTGTCAtacttataaaatttatatattcaTTTCGGAATGATGCACAATTTTATAATGCctatgcaaaacagagggatGTATACAAAACCCAACACAAAAATACAAAGCTTGGAATTTTGTACACATTGCATTCGGTATCACACAATGCCATAAATACTACTTGCTTTGTACTACTTGCATACCTTTGACATGATGGACTAAGGACACAATGTGCTGAATAAATGACTCTGATGTGCTTTTGCTGGCTTGTGGTAGCTTAATGTGGTCAAAGATGGATCGGAACTCTTGCTCCTTCTTGACCGAATGGACAAGCGTACTAGCAAGCAGCCTGTCTTTAGTCAAGGATGCAGGTCTATGATGCATAACACACAAAAACAAGAGGTTTATGACAGAGCAACTTCTTCACAGATAAAGCAAAATTATTACAAGCTATGACAATTACCTGTTTGAATCATCAAGTGGCACCGGGGCCATTTTAAGTTTCACTTCAGGTCGATGGGAGTCACTGGCTATCATTTTGATCCTAAGTGGGCTCTCCTCCCTGAATGTAGATTTTTCTCTTGCATCCAAATTCTTGTGAAGAGGGGGGCTATAATCAAAGAGTTCTTTGAGCTTCTCAGACTTTACCTGCTCAGGTGACTGGGCTTCTTTCTTCATCATTCTCTCAGAtattttctcttcttccttgtgCTTATCTTTTAGTGAACTAGGCCTCTCTACTACATAACCAGTTGTCTCTTTAAGCTTGTAGGTTTTATCTTCCCTAAAACCTTCGCTATCTCTATTTGTCTTCATAGAGATTTTAGATTTGTACTTGGAGCCTTCCTCCTCAGTATTCCGGTGAGATGCAGCAAAGCTCTTACCCTGATCTGCCAGAACAGACTTTCTGAACTGTCTATAATCTTCTGTCTCCTCCGTCTCCTCCCCGTCAGAATCATTAAATTTTTGTTTCCCAGATTCTTTATCCATATAGTATTCCAATGCTTCCTGATCTTCccattctctttctccctctgtccTGCCCTTTTCTGATCCTCTCTCCTTTGGGGTATCTTTCTCCCTAGTATTACCTCTATCAAGCAGGTACACTCTAGATTCTTCATCTGTGTACCTGTGGATATCAAAGGAGAAGATGACAATTTTTAACTGCCTTAATTCAGCAGCATTTATCTTCTGGCATACCACCACTACGGAATTCAACAACTGTCTGTATTAGTACAACTATTATAACATTTTACATATTGACTCTTTATAAAAAGAAATCTTTCTATCATAAATTCAAGACTTTTCAGTGTTAAAATAGCAAGCAGTAATTCTTGGAACATGTAAACCACTTCTTGCACAAAATCCTGCTTTTTGTACATTTTATACCAACAAGAAAGATAAActacttttctttaaaaacacGCTTCTAAAACCTAATATTCAGGGCCATGGCTAAGACAAGTTGTAGGCAACACATGTAATGAATACAGAAAGCACTGGTTTGTTTCTCGGCACAATTCATAGTGGTAGTTATTTCCTTTAAAAGCCTGCATGAACTAGAATTATTATCAGATTATTATCATATATTCTAATAGCCAGATATATAAATCCAGTGATGGGTGCTGTGAAAAGagatttttcagcaaacctgaaaaatgccccacatttgaagaaaaatctgaaatctaaatacATCATGAGAATGATAGAGAAGTAATAAAAGGAGCATCTGTGGCTTTAAGAAATGGAAACTCTCAGTGGCTATTCCTAGGTAATCACAGCATTCTAAGCTTGGTGTCCATGAATAAGCAGGGCTCTTTCCAGGTCCTGTTTTGGCCTTTAAGGGAGGCTTTACCGGAGCCAGACCTGCTAGCAACTACTGGGCAATTTGCTTCCACTCAACTGAATCACTCACCATGCCTGGCTTCTAACTACTACTGAACAGCAGCCATCCTATAAagaccagtgtggtatagtgattagagtttcagagcagggtctagcagacccaggttcaaatcatcaGCATGACATGAAAGCTCAGATGGTGATTTGGGGCTAGGTAGAGGttgccagggagggggagtgaaacTTTAAGACAGAGTAACAGATAAAGGTACATTTGGTTGtagggtgggaaggagatagcataaccaactccaggttaggaaatacctggagatttgtgagtTGGAACTTGGGGAGGGTGGTGTGCGAGAgaagggtataatggcatagactccaccatccaaagcagtcatttcctctatggaaactagggctgccaacctccacaaggaggctggacaGCACTTGAAATCACAACAGATTGCCAGATGACAtaggtcagttctcctggataaaatggctacttGAGGGTGGGTGCTAtgtcattatatcctgctaaAGTCACTTCCTGCTGCaaaccccaaatccccaggaacctcccaatctggagctggcaaccataaagcaagcaggaaagaggaagagtctatggggctttcaggaaagggaaagaggaaatagtgggggaggggggaatgagatgcctcccacaagtccttgcaggtttctGCTTGTATATTCTAACAGGGAAGTCAACAAATTCTGAGGATACTTCAATCCGGTGACTGGAGTTGTGAACGGGCAAGCAAAATGTgtcccagatttgcagaaaaatctgatttttttttttaaaaaaccacaattGTGCCAAAGTTTTCCTAGGCTGCCAGGGGGTGTATGTGGAGAGACAGaaacagataaaggtaggctggctgttgggtgggaaggagagaagaaagcaggaaaaggggggtAGCTATAGGGGCATTCACTCAACTGAAAAAGGAAATAGTTGGagaaggggaaatgagatgcctcccacaaATTCTTGGGGATTTCCAACAGTAAAGTCTGTTTTCATAACCTACTGTGTATACCTACTGTGAACgaagtaaataaaacaaatatcaaGGAGACTCTACTAAACTGACGAAATAAAGGCTTTTCTCCTATGGCACCATGACCTTGAAATGCCTTCTGCAGACATCCATCTGGAACAGAACTAGCCTTTTTGTATCAAGACTTGTTAATCCAGACTTTTtccaaattgttttttaaaaataataataattaagaaTCTGCACCATCTTTTAGTGTTACATCATCCTTTCTAATATTGGCCCAGCCCTTCACTTGAGACCTACACTAAAATCATGTAAGCTTCTCTCTCTTTCAGAACTTGAGATCCTGTTTCAGAAAACaagataaggaaggaaggcagttcACTCATGTGCTGGTTTGTAGTCACACTGTTAGGCCTAATAGTTTCCACGCCAAAGAATCCAGGGAGGGAGTTTCAGCTACACATTCAATCTCATTAGTGCAAGGACCCATAGGTGGGAGAAGGTACTTGCTTAATTTGGTCCGGTACAGTTGCAGAGTACATTGTCTCATAATGGCATGGCAATATACCTGATTGGATTTGGTCACTTGGCTAGCAACATACCTAACCGGTCAAGTTACATTATTTGCTATACATATGACTGGTCAACTAGAATGATGCCAAAGCCAGTAGTTTGCATAAAGGAAGATCTTCCATTCTGGTCACTGCTCTTTGTCTGAATTACTTCCATCTTTGGGTCACCCCTTGTTTCTAGATCAGGTAAGCCAGGATGCTTTGGACTTCAAAACTGTTGGGCTCTGGCTTGTCAGGTAACATCCAGATTTAGAGAACCAATAATTCCATGTGTGCTTAGGTTAGACATTtagcttttattattttatccttgCTTTTTCTCTGCTCTTATATTGTATATCTCTTTAATAAATCTCATTAATTATACTTTGCAGTGATTTTGGATTACAAACAGATCAAATAAATCAATAAAGTTATGCCTTGTAAAACAAATGGCCTCCAGGAACATATCTCCATCCAAAACAGCTAGCATTAACTAGTTTGGATTTGGAATAAACAGGTTCCAATCCCCCACTCCTGAAGCTCACTTGGTGTACCTTCTACCTAACTGACCTTTGGAGTTATTGCTGTAAGAATTAAATGGAGTTGGGGAGAAAGACAGTGTAAGCGATTTCGGCTCCCCAAAGGGGGatcataaacaaataataaagatGGATTAGTTGAAGATACCTTTAGCTTAATCATAACTAAAAATGTTTTCTGAGATTTAAAACGCTGAGCAAAATGCTTTTAAACGATTTAGCCAGTATGAGATACACCTAGTGTTACATCTGACTACTGCTGCCAGCCTTAAATGTTTTCAGAAAGCATTCTCTAGTTTAAGGTTCCAAATGACACCATTCTGTCAATGCAGTGGTGTCTCCTTGAACTGAGAATACTGACCATTACATTTTGTAGAGCTCTGGAGTCCTGCAAAGAATCAATTCCCAACTGACCCTCTTTTTTGTAAAGTATTTTAAGAAAGCCACAAGCAATAATGCAAATATAAATGCAAGCACTTGTCAGCCAAAAAATATAGTCTTCAACAAAATAAATAACCTGATTCAGTTAGTTAAATCTGAAAAACCAAACTGATTCCTTAAAGAGTAAGAAAAAAATCTTACGTTTTAAACCCTGCAATAAAGTGTTTCGTTTCCTTAGCTTCTCACTATAGGCACAAAGGCCATCCCACTCAACTCAAGAACAGAAAATCTAATTATGTCCCTGACCCTGACATGGCAAGCCCCAAGACTCTAAACGTTGTTACTTGAAAAGTGTTCTTGCATTTGTTACTAAACCAGTATCTAAATATAAGCAAAATAAAGCTGGTGAAAATGCCAGTACTTTTCACAGCACAGTACACAGCCCAACAGAAAGTGATTATCCAGTTCGAATTACCTAAATAAGCAACTTTATTTTGTAGTCATGGGTTCTTACCTTTTCAAAAATTTTCCAGTCTTTGCACTTTCCTGTTCCCCAGCCTCAGGATAAAAAGAACGCATGCGAGTCTCCTCACGTGGAGCATTCTGTGATGTGACTGCTTTTGCAGGACTTCTTCTTGCAGGAATGTGATGAAGTGGGCTGTTCTGTGAAGGGCTGTAGCGACTGGAACCATTTCCCAAGGAACCAGACCCAGACCTCTCAGGGCTATGCTGAATGGAATGTGAATGCTGAGGTGTGTCTTTTGTCGAGTGAACAGCACTAAGCAACTGAGCATCAGAGCATGAAGAACTCTGACTTGGTGGGGAAGCAACAGAATGACTAAGAGGAGACCGTGGACTGTTATCATATGCTGAAAGTCCAGGCCAAATATCACCTGAAGCTGCTGATTTATTGAAGTCATCTAAAGTTTCAGATGGATCATGTTCAAATgcacctttctcttcctcttgtgATTTATTTTTTAATGGGCTGTCTTGCAAAGCAGCTCCCTCAGTTTTCTTTGCTTGCTTTTCTGATGATCCACGTCTTTTGGAAGAGACAGGTGATTTGCTGTATGGAGAAGATGATCGAGACGAAGAGGACCTTGGAGATCTGGAAGATCTATATGATCGGCGAGATCTGCTGCGAGACCTCTGGGAAGAGACTGATCTTCGCTTTGGACTTCTAGAACGAGAACGGCCCCGTCTAGGACTTCGGGAGTGCCTTCTATTCCAGACTGGTCTGTAACCTCCACGATGGTATCTACCTCCACCTCCTGGATAATATCCTCTACCTCTTCCTCTGTAGCCATAGGGGCGTCTCATTCCTCTATTATTTCTGTAATCTCTGCGATAATCTCTAGTATAAACACGATCTCTACTGCGAGATCGTGAATATGTCCTAGACCGAGACCTAGAACTAAGATTTACAAATATTTTAGTACTTGAAGAGTTCAAGATCCTTTTAAAACAACTGTCCAAAATCTTGAGCAATGGATAATATTCCAGTGGTCTAGGAAATTTATTCTACTCCCCTTTTCAACAGTCATTTCCCCACTCCCTTTCCATACTAGAGGTGCTTCCTCCCAATTTTCCAGTGGAAATAATGGAAATTTATGGGATAATTTTTTAAACAGTGAAACATTTTCTACTTTGGATGGAGTGAAATGCACACAAGGCTTTACTCATTCAAAATGTCTAGTGCAAGTATTTTAATGTATACTTGTAGACACACAAAATAACTTTAAGGAAATACATATTGTTTAACTGAGTAATTCTTTGCACAATTAATTGTTTTTGTGTGTAACAATACATCAGCAAAGAGTTTAATATTTTCAGCATCTATAGCTTGAGCTCTATGTCATCATTTTGCATATGCTTCTCTTTGGCCATTGTAGAAGATGTCCTCTGCTACAGAACACACTTCCCCCTGCCTCTaggtcaggggtatcaaacatgcggcccaggggccaaatcaggtccctagagggctcctatcagaatcccaagcaactggcaggctgtcatctacttccttttccctctcgcttctgcataacagcttgctttgcaaggtttgctcagtcacaaaggagctacagagcaaaatctctattttctccattgactgaggttcctcccttggggaggaaggggagagaggcagagcttgctttgccaggctctcaatcacacagcagaactactgagctaagcctctcttccttctattggctgaggctccttcccacccccccggtcccctggggaaggaagaaaagagccagagcttcctttgcccagttccctggatcccatggaagaaatacaaagaaagcacctttaagaccaacgagtgctaatgttttaagcatgtgttaagtttttaaataggtacacacaaggcccaacccaacaaggtctcatttctgtcagatacaaatgagtttgacgcccctgctctaAGTAATTCCACCCATGCAAGACCAATATTTCTTAAGGAGATACAAAGGGCCTACCACAAAAGGAATATGCTGTGCAATGAAGGACTGCTTCCACAACAGCCCAAGAGAAGGTATACCATCTATGTCATGAAGCTTAACATACAAGACAAATATGCTGATTCTATTTTAACTGAATGTGACTGTCTAAATAAAATACGTCCGTCTATCACAAAAGTATATTTCCTTTTTACAACATATTGTTAAAGCAGGAAAATACTTAAACGTAAGTAATGCTTAGCTTCAGTTTTCCTccaaattcctttttttttttctggggaggaatggggaaatgTTTCCCCATCACCTTTGGCTTTAAATTTTCCAGAaatttcctcttttctccacagCCATCAGTTTCTCATTTCCAAAATGTTCTCTAAAAAAAATTCTGCCTAGGTTCTTAACAGTAGACTGAGATCTCTCCCCAACTCTGAACAGTAGATTCCAACAACTAGAAGGCTAACTATATATCAGAGTGTATGTATTTAATGTGTACGtacatgtgtatacacacacataattcttctcttctgttttctATACAACCATCAACAAAGTATTATCAAAGcaactaaacaaaatattgtcaAAACATTCAAAAAACTGAATCTACAATTTTGACATATACTGAGAAATTCAACAGAACTTGCTTCCAAGCATAAAGAGTCCATTCAAAAGCTTAAAGTTAAAAGAAAGTTAAAGTACAAGAAATTTACCTGTATCTCTTTTTTCTAGAATGGGATCTTGACCTTGACCTTGAAGTGGACTGTgatctggactttgaccttgaagAATGTGATCTAGTGTTAGAGCGACCCATTTTCCACTACTGGTTTAACCTACCCAATAAAAAAATAGGTAAAATAATGGTAAGTTACTAAAATTAGAAAGTTCAAATAATATATGAAATAAAACGTCTTAACATCAGGAACTATATATTTTTTATCTTACCATAATCTAACATGGAAGACAATGCTTTTTAAACAATTCAAGATTAAAAGAAATTTCTTCTTTCCCCAGAACAGACTTGTCAGCTAATAGCCAGTCTCTCAAAATGATAACTTCCTTAAAGAACAGCACTCTATTTTCTACCTTATGGCAAATTCAGTACTATGCTGTATGGACACTAAACAACAACACTGATAATTCTTCTCTACCATCATTATCCACATGAATATACCTTCCTCAATTACTTTTTCTTCTATCCATTGCTCCATTTCTTGATAGATCTTAATTTACCACTTCCTACAGTGAACCAAAATTTTCCAGCCACTTTCACCTCTCAAGTACCATGCTCTGCCCTTTGACCTTGATAAAGTAACAATAACCACATTCTTTTTATACTACTTATGATTAGCCAGTGTTAAAACATTAGTGCAAGTCACAGCTTAGGTAGGAACTACTTATTTTCAAAGTACTTTTCTCAACGCTAGTACGGCAGTTTTACCAGAAAACCAACACGTACACAAGCCAGTTAGGGCAGGAGGCATTACACCTCGTATATTTTTACTATACAACTATTTtatttgaaaagaaaagaaatgtttgTAAATATACAGACAAAACTCCTAGATCAAAATCTTTCCTATCCTAACTTCCTACACACTTGAAAACTCTTTATCTTCCTGCTGTTGAACTCAATGTGTATGTTAGTGCCAAAGGACAACCACCCACCCTCAGCCAGTCACTCAACTGGCTTCTGCATCCTTTCTTCTATCATGGTTTTAAAGCTGAGTTTACTTATAAGAAAATAAGAAGTGACACTAGATTGAAATGTAAGCTGTCTGCAAGGTATTTAAACTTTTAGAGATCTGATTGGATCCGATATGTTACATAGTTAATATGTCATTCTTGAACAGCCACTTCGATACGAAGTGATGGACTGTCACCACCTTCCCCAAGCAGTGTCCTGTGACCCCTGAAAATGCAACACCAGGAGTCAGGGGACCCTAAGTGCAAAAGGCACATGGAATAAGACACTGCAGTGAGGAGGCAGAATTGGACCACCTCACCTCCCTTTTCAGCTGGTGGTAAAAGGTGGTGGAGGACAATTTTGCCTGGTTCTTCCTTTTTCTAATGACCCTCTCTCAGATGGCCTTTTGTACATGAGAGTACTCCAACATCATACCACCAGGGGCCACTAGGAGTGAGGCAAGGCAGGAAAGATCTACCAACCATACATGGTTCAGAAGATTCATCTTATACTGTTACACTGACATTTCATAAAATCTTTCCCAACGAAGTATGCAGCATTCACAGGCAAATATCCTAATCTACAGATCCTCTCCCCTCACTATGCGTGTATGCACAGGCAACACAATAGGCCATTATGGAGAATGGGGAGCCTGTATTTGCCTCCCATATCTTTATCCTGCCCTTACTGTCTGGCTGGTCCTCAAATTTTACAGTTCCGAGCATGAGTAAGGATAAGGGGAAGGCTGGATCATGATATGGGAATCATGCACAAATATCCAGTTTCCCAGACTGCTTGGATATGCTGTCTGTGCAAAGAAAAAGCAGAAAGAGATAAACAGGGCACTGCTGAGAGTGATACCTTCATACTAGGAAGGATAATTACATTGTATTTACTCCCTGGTAAATTGTGTTTTCTTTCATAAGCCCATTTTCTCCACTGGCACATTCTTATATTTCTAATCCCAAACTACTTAAACTAGAAGCCCAGATAATATTGTTAGAGTAGTAAATATATAACATAGGAGTGAAGATACATATGCTTCCAGAAAATGCTCATTTCACTTATTAAGGAACCACCTTTAAAGTGCTGACAGCTCTTATGTCAATCTGCTTTCTTTCTGGTACTAAAAGCATATATTATTTCATTTGCTTTAACTCCCCCTCCCATTAACTACATGCTATATTTTGTATGTTAGTCATCTTGAGAAAACACTGCAAAATAAAAGCCTGAAATTTTAATAGGCTGGTTAAAGCCTTAAAACAGTAGAACACTTATCTTACCTGGCGATTCTGTATGTCAGTACAGAAGGAATTTACAGGTCTTAGTATGCACTCAAATAACAAtccctgttttaaaaaaaagtaaagttaTTTTGACTACAATCCTTTATCTTATGTGGGGAATTTTTTAATGCTTGAAACAAAGACAAAACACAGAATCTGGCATTTCAATATTAGTAAATTTATCATTTATCTTCACTCTTTCCAGCATTATGTAACAGGTCTGCGGATTTGTTGCTTATTCACAAGTACACGTACAGTTACATTTATCAGCCGTCAGCAATTCATACATTAATGTGAGTACACAACTTTTCTTGGTAACAGCACAATCCTTCTAGCATACTTCTGGCAACCACTTGCAGCCAGCAATAACTATGTGATACCACATATAACTAAGGAGTACTATATAGCAGCAGAAGCAAATGCTCACAGCTCTGGGCTACCAGCATGCTGTTCTGACATGCCTCTCCAAGGGCCTGGCTTCCCAAAAGATTACTTGCTTGGGTGAATGACAAGTCCCCTCAATCTGAGTCTCCTATcaagttctggtcgccgcacctcaaaaaggatattatagctttagagaaggtgcagagaagggcaactagaatgattaaagggctggagcactttccctatgaagaaaggttgaaacgcttgggactctttagcttggagaaacgtcgactgcggggtgacatgatagaggtttacaagataatgcatggaatggagaaagtagagaaagaagtacttttctccctttctcacaatacaagaactcgtgggcattcaatgaaattgctgagcagacaggttaagacggataaaaggaagtacttcttcacccaaagggtgattaacatgtggaattcactgccacaggaggtggtggcggccacaagtatagccaccttcaagaggggtttagataaaaatatggagcacaggtccatcagtggctattagccacagtgtatgtgtgtatataaaattttttgccactgtgtgacacagagtgttggacttgatgggccgttggcctgatccaacatggcttctcttatgttcttatgttcttaacagcagCAATGACATGTTCAGTTCTATATACACTGTTCCCATTTCACCTCCAGAACCCATGCATGATACTGAATATGGAGAACAAGAATAGGAAACCACATGCATATACTagtcttttccatgtgccattccTAATTTATTATCAAAATATGCAAAAGCTTACATTACTGAATGAAATGAGCAAGTGTGCTTGCTCTTCCAGTCAGTAGCCTTTAAGCATTTTACATAAATGtaagcagggatcattttgtagaaaaataggtggtggagctcattaacataactcattagcatatgccatccgCCCCTCCATGGATGAAGGAGACCCCTGGGTGATGGAGacatgcttgggctggctagagatccagccagcccaacaaggcctctcttgcctggggttctcctgggctgcctcccctgccccctgTCAAAAGGGCAGCAAgctacctgctgcccaaaattacataaaaagtggagaaacagtggtgtgggcttctccaggggttaatgagggctgctggggggatggcaaagcccctggtggctggctgcctgctctcctaatccagagattgttatgcacctgcacctactattcaatggacagggttggtggggaggaagagggggaaccctcagaaaggttcaggagctgtgctcctgtgaactcctgctgaatctgaggcctgaatgtAAATGTcgatatttctttaaaaaaaaacaaaaaaactgcaTGGTTAGGACTATCCCAACAACTACCTGTTTTCTAGATTTACAGTGTAAATTTAGTAGTGGTCTCTGGAAAGAAAGAACACTTCTAGCAACCTAGACATTGTATATTCAACAGGCATCTGCAGCCTATCGCCACTCAATAAAGAACACTCATACGATGGACACGTCTGCTAACACGTTCGCCGCATTCATCCCGTAAGACTGCATTTTTTAGGAACatcgaggggaggggagggggcggttAACGTGCGAGCTGTCCAGCAGTCGCGAAGAAAACCTGGAAGCCGCTACGCCTCTGCTCTCCCCCGTCCCTCCTGACGGCTCAGTTGCCGCAGCGACGGGGCGGGGGCAGCGCCAACAGATCGGGTGTCGTTGCCGCGCAGCAGATAAATCGGAAAGGAGCGGTCTCTCGCGCTCTTCCTTTCTCCCCCGGGGTCAGACATTCCTCGCAGACCTCGTTCCCGGCTACGTCAGCCACCGGCGAGGGAGCGGCCCcggcccaagggggggggggcacttaacGCACC contains:
- the BCLAF1 gene encoding bcl-2-associated transcription factor 1 isoform X2 yields the protein MGRSNTRSHSSRSKSRSQSTSRSRSRSHSRKKRYSSRSRSRTYSRSRSRDRVYTRDYRRDYRNNRGMRRPYGYRGRGRGYYPGGGGRYHRGGYRPVWNRRHSRSPRRGRSRSRSPKRRSVSSQRSRSRSRRSYRSSRSPRSSSSRSSSPYSKSPVSSKRRGSSEKQAKKTEGAALQDSPLKNKSQEEEKGAFEHDPSETLDDFNKSAASGDIWPGLSAYDNSPRSPLSHSVASPPSQSSSCSDAQLLSAVHSTKDTPQHSHSIQHSPERSGSGSLGNGSSRYSPSQNSPLHHIPARRSPAKAVTSQNAPREETRMRSFYPEAGEQESAKTGKFLKRYTDEESRVYLLDRGNTREKDTPKERGSEKGRTEGEREWEDQEALEYYMDKESGKQKFNDSDGEETEETEDYRQFRKSVLADQGKSFAASHRNTEEEGSKYKSKISMKTNRDSEGFREDKTYKLKETTGYVVERPSSLKDKHKEEEKISERMMKKEAQSPEQVKSEKLKELFDYSPPLHKNLDAREKSTFREESPLRIKMIASDSHRPEVKLKMAPVPLDDSNRPASLTKDRLLASTLVHSVKKEQEFRSIFDHIKLPQASKSTSESFIQHIVSLVHHVKGMQVSAGMMTLSERFTAYQKATEEHSTRQKSPEIHRRIDISPSALRKHTRLAGEERAFKEETQKGDKKLKCDAADLRHDIDRRRKERSKERGDSKGSRESSGSRKQEKIPKDYKDYKSYKEDSKQKREQDRSRSSSTSSPSSSSSSSREEKECKKERDEEFKPHHEQKEYSGFTGVGRPRGTFFRIRGRGRARGVFAGINTGPSNSNTAFQKRPKEEEWDPEYTPKSKKYFLHDDRDDGVDYWAKRGRGRGTFQRGRGRFNFKKSGSSPKWTHDKYQGDGLVEEEEETMENEDKERRKEEKE
- the BCLAF1 gene encoding bcl-2-associated transcription factor 1 isoform X4, which encodes MGRSNTRSHSSRSKSRSQSTSRSRSRSHSRKKRYSSRSRSRTYSRSRSRDRVYTRDYRRDYRNNRGMRRPYGYRGRGRGYYPGGGGRYHRGGYRPVWNRRHSRSPRRGRSRSRSPKRRSVSSQRSRSRSRRSYRSSRSPRSSSSRSSSPYSKSPVSSKRRGSSEKQAKKTEGAALQDSPLKNKSQEEEKGAFEHDPSETLDDFNKSAASGDIWPGLSAYDNSPRSPLSHSVASPPSQSSSCSDAQLLSAVHSTKDTPQHSHSIQHSPERSGSGSLGNGSSRYSPSQNSPLHHIPARRSPAKAVTSQNAPREETRMRSFYPEAGEQESAKTGKFLKRYTDEESRVYLLDRGNTREKDTPKERGSEKGRTEGEREWEDQEALEYYMDKESGKQKFNDSDGEETEETEDYRQFRKSVLADQGKSFAASHRNTEEEGSKYKSKISMKTNRDSEGFREDKTYKLKETTGYVVERPSSLKDKHKEEEKISERMMKKEAQSPEQVKSEKLKELFDYSPPLHKNLDAREKSTFREESPLRIKMIASDSHRPEVKLKMAPVPLDDSNRPASLTKDRLLASTLVHSVKKEQEFRSIFDHIKLPQASKSTSESFIQHIVSLVHHVKEQYFKSAGMMTLSERFTAYQKATEEHSTRQKSPEIHRRIDISPSALRKHTRLAGEERAFKEETQKGDKKLKCDAADLRHDIDRRRKERSKERGDSKGSRESSGSRKQEKIPKDYKDYKSYKEDSKQKREQDRSRSSSTSSPSSSSSSSREEKECKKERDEEFKPHHEQKEYSGFTGVGRPRGTFHDDRDDGVDYWAKRGRGRGTFQRGRGRFNFKKSGSSPKWTHDKYQGDGLVEEEEETMENEDKERRKEEKE
- the BCLAF1 gene encoding bcl-2-associated transcription factor 1 isoform X3, which produces MGRSNTRSHSSRSKSRSQSTSRSRSRSHSRKKRYSSRSRSRTYSRSRSRDRVYTRDYRRDYRNNRGMRRPYGYRGRGRGYYPGGGGRYHRGGYRPVWNRRHSRSPRRGRSRSRSPKRRSVSSQRSRSRSRRSYRSSRSPRSSSSRSSSPYSKSPVSSKRRGSSEKQAKKTEGAALQDSPLKNKSQEEEKGAFEHDPSETLDDFNKSAASGDIWPGLSAYDNSPRSPLSHSVASPPSQSSSCSDAQLLSAVHSTKDTPQHSHSIQHSPERSGSGSLGNGSSRYSPSQNSPLHHIPARRSPAKAVTSQNAPREETRMRSFYPEAGEQESAKTGKFLKRYTDEESRVYLLDRGNTREKDTPKERGSEKGRTEGEREWEDQEALEYYMDKESGKQKFNDSDGEETEETEDYRQFRKSVLADQGKSFAASHRNTEEEGSKYKSKISMKTNRDSEGFREDKTYKLKETTGYVVERPSSLKDKHKEEEKISERMMKKEAQSPEQVKSEKLKELFDYSPPLHKNLDAREKSTFREESPLRIKMIASDSHRPEVKLKMAPVPLDDSNRPASLTKDRLLASTLVHSVKKEQEFRSIFDHIKLPQASKSTSESFIQHIVSLVHHVKEQYFKSAGMMTLSERFTAYQKATEEHSTRQKSPEIHRRIDISPSALRKHTRLAGEERAFKEETQKGDKKLKCDAADLRHDIDRRRKERSKERGDSKGSRESSGSRKQEKIPKDYKDYKSYKEDSSREEKECKKERDEEFKPHHEQKEYSGFTGVGRPRGTFFRIRGRGRARGVFAGINTGPSNSNTAFQKRPKEEEWDPEYTPKSKKYFLHDDRDDGVDYWAKRGRGRGTFQRGRGRFNFKKSGSSPKWTHDKYQGDGLVEEEEETMENEDKERRKEEKE